The following nucleotide sequence is from Oreochromis niloticus isolate F11D_XX linkage group LG9, O_niloticus_UMD_NMBU, whole genome shotgun sequence.
agctaaaggatcctgtctatcccgcaatatacgctaaattctgtaaactctccttatcaatcttgcaccttccttgctcgcgtacaaacggacaggacatggctgcgacagacttcccaaatccaccttcgcttttatagtcgtggtctctcatcttgattgcacgtagtgatttactattactactctaaaatatgaattacatctgacatgatctactacatgtaatagaatgattaatagtacatttcactttttttaggacatgacctgtatgtatctgtatgaaatcaataaaagaatcaaatgctgcattatctttagttacattgataatatttatttatggtaaaacagtggagaaatatcgctgttgctttcgtataactgcagcggacatacctgagtggccgcgatctaatcctgtttacataaagtaaacctgctcccgagcaggtttacgcttacggatctgttgctatgacagcaagtcccggatgagcttcggagaaccgaatgatccaagatcacgcgaaatcgtcaacaatcaaatccagctaacttacttagtgaggtacgaagaacggacccctgaactctgtggagcctgatctcaagggttttaagtctgaccctgaaaccagaagaggatctttctgtctcttcagattcactgtAATGGGAGTGATTCCAGCCCTgagtgatcacgctgatgtttgcacagagcagataatttagtgaatgttttggcacattggtaacagtgaaacagtttattagtaacaTGGGATCGTTTGTGTTGGGAGTATGAACTGAAATTCTTCAAggtcttgtcacactggtcacagctgtactttccttccatgtgtgtatGTTCATGATCGTTACGACTACCTGAACATGAGAaacttttgtcacagtgtctgcacttgtatggtttctctcctgtgtggactcgtttgtgtcGTTTAAGCTTCCATGCAGTaatgaaggatgacccacactgatcacagaggtgctttttaaccccactgtgaatGAGTTCATGTTGTTTTAAGTCACTTGATGTGGtgaagcttctcccacattcCTTGCAGTAgttcagtttgtctccagtgtgtctacgttgatgtagTTTTAGGCTTCGCTGAAGaatgaaagtttttccacagaggtCACAACGAAACtttttcccaccaccacagtgatgacagggttgagaactggatccatctgtgtcgctctgcttctaaacaaagacacaaagacagtgtaagtcagtccttcaacatttttatcctgaacgtcgcctgaaataaagagcatctctgcagacgtccaattacattttactgtttcagttaacacagctaaaaatataaatacatacctcacagtaactgcacttgtagagtctctttctggtgtggatctgttggtgttttctcAGGTGACGTGGagctttaaaagtcttctcacacaggtcacatttataaggtcgttcctcagtgtgggtaaacatgtggcGTTGTAACTGTGTGTCTGTTGTAAACTGTCTGCCACACTGTTCACAGCAGTACACATCATGTCcggtgtgaatgcgtaggtgtatATTTCGGCTCGCTGTATGACTGaaggtttttccacaaatgtcacagctgtatgccttaattccagagtgggtaactagatgcctcTGTAAGTAGCTACTgcgagtaaaagctctgccacactgatcacagctgtacgctttaactccactgtggatgagttggtgttgttttaGGGAACACTTCCAGGAAAAagtctttccacacaagtcacagctgaacggtctctctctagtgtggatgacctgatggtGTTTTAGTTCAGCCTTCccagtaaaatccttcccacactcgtcacaggtgtgttttttctctctctttcttctgtgaggtttgtcggcctcctgagagcgctgacttctcgctccatgttggtcctgcagtgacagacatacaaacagaggcagtgagtgaaatgcagtcgtggaacaaactgaacctttaaactccctccattaacactagttttaaacctgaaggtggagtgtggcaccaaacaccttaaaggtctcttaaccccacctgctggtagttctaacacattacatccaacctgctgttaaaaataattcatgactgTTCAAACGTTTCACTTTGGAAAATATTGGATTGATTTTTGATTAAAGGCGATTAAATGTCGTTCATTTTCAATCTATATTAATCGCATTTCAATTTGTATGagcaaaaa
It contains:
- the LOC112847818 gene encoding zinc finger protein 595-like — protein: MSSTQKDQHGARSQRSQEADKPHRRKREKKHTCDECGKDFTGKAELKHHQVIHTRERPFSCDLCGKTFSWKCSLKQHQLIHSGVKAYSCDQCGRAFTRSSYLQRHLVTHSGIKAYSCDICGKTFSHTASRNIHLRIHTGHDVYCCEQCGRQFTTDTQLQRHMFTHTEERPYKCDLCEKTFKAPRHLRKHQQIHTRKRLYKCSYCEKQSDTDGSSSQPCHHCGGGKKFRCDLCGKTFILQRSLKLHQRRHTGDKLNYCKECGRSFTTSSDLKQHELIHSGVKKHLCDQCGSSFITAWKLKRHKRVHTGEKPYKCRHCDKSFSCSGSRNDHEHTHMEGKYSCDQCDKTLKNFSSYSQHKRSHVTNKLFHCYQCAKTFTKLSALCKHQRDHSGLESLPLQ